One window from the genome of Pararhizobium gei encodes:
- a CDS encoding DUF6638 family protein, with translation MKRLLEAELIYGRLLEISEPHLIARYNKALQGFGLRPTALSTFSIDMTGFSPEIADEIGDRDYLDPNRVNRRFIILTPAQQELPVVHTSFSNTAALMHEFFAANARAINAVTIKDALFGEIEDSVSVVNDIDDLLSINEVRFRVMSAEDMLGKAAELRALVDRLKTQPTAWADDALLNRMVELAKVTGDIRENALVPDQLVFRHEAYWANHFGGVYVFLDEKTTTVICDPSVPGFRRSRPWQVSYIGLTDHQRIYEFLASTKRLQLPQASWVESSGLYRHRADMVLRGLVNQADPAMDIAAIDSIWLQTWMHRNSALVSADGAYPLLQSMIRTIATSGTIKMQEVAPQNRFLLVRAAPDHPDQWLTNRLISQLVPRDFVSRFVFDKQGFYATYDHYNEKFREYVVATLTGTYLRDKVAFRKRLYGLMEDTNA, from the coding sequence ATGAAACGTCTCCTCGAAGCCGAACTGATCTATGGCCGACTGCTCGAAATTTCCGAGCCGCATCTGATTGCGCGCTACAACAAGGCGCTGCAGGGGTTTGGCCTGCGCCCCACCGCGCTCTCGACCTTTAGCATTGACATGACCGGGTTTTCGCCCGAAATCGCCGACGAGATCGGCGACCGCGATTACCTCGATCCGAACCGGGTCAACCGGCGCTTTATCATTCTCACACCTGCTCAGCAGGAACTTCCTGTTGTCCATACGAGCTTTTCCAACACTGCGGCTTTGATGCATGAGTTCTTCGCGGCCAATGCGCGTGCTATCAATGCTGTGACGATCAAGGATGCGCTGTTCGGCGAGATCGAGGACTCGGTCTCCGTCGTCAACGACATCGACGACCTGCTGTCGATCAACGAAGTGCGCTTTCGCGTGATGTCGGCCGAGGACATGCTGGGGAAAGCCGCGGAGTTGCGCGCGCTCGTCGACCGGCTGAAGACGCAGCCGACAGCCTGGGCGGACGATGCGCTCCTGAACCGCATGGTCGAGCTTGCCAAAGTCACCGGCGATATCCGGGAAAATGCTCTGGTGCCCGATCAACTGGTCTTCCGGCACGAGGCCTATTGGGCCAATCATTTCGGCGGAGTTTATGTGTTCCTTGACGAGAAGACCACCACGGTGATCTGCGATCCCTCGGTGCCGGGCTTCCGCCGTTCCCGGCCCTGGCAGGTCAGCTATATCGGTTTGACCGACCATCAGCGCATCTACGAATTCCTGGCCTCGACGAAAAGACTGCAATTGCCCCAGGCGTCATGGGTGGAAAGCTCCGGCCTCTACCGGCATCGCGCCGACATGGTTTTGCGCGGGCTGGTCAATCAGGCCGATCCCGCAATGGACATCGCCGCCATCGATTCGATCTGGCTCCAGACCTGGATGCACCGCAACTCGGCGCTGGTATCGGCTGATGGCGCCTATCCGCTCCTGCAGTCGATGATCCGCACGATCGCGACATCCGGCACGATCAAAATGCAGGAGGTTGCCCCGCAGAACCGGTTTCTTCTGGTGCGCGCTGCGCCTGATCACCCCGACCAGTGGCTGACCAACCGGCTGATTTCGCAGCTCGTGCCGCGGGATTTCGTCTCCCGCTTCGTTTTCGACAAGCAGGGGTTTTACGCGACCTATGATCATTACAATGAAAAGTTCAGGGAATATGTTGTGGCGACGCTGACCGGCACATATCTCAGGGACAAGGTGGCGTTCCGTAAACGTCTTTACGGGCTCATGGAGGATACCAATGCTTGA
- a CDS encoding type II toxin-antitoxin system RelE family toxin: MRVVYEKEAIKALTRMPATDARRIRQKVQQYADDPATLANNVKKLQGVEYYRLRVGDWRVIFNEDGLVIDVIKIAGRGEVYKGLEP; encoded by the coding sequence ATGCGCGTTGTATATGAAAAGGAGGCCATCAAGGCCCTGACGCGCATGCCTGCGACCGACGCGAGGCGAATACGGCAGAAGGTACAGCAATATGCCGACGACCCCGCAACGCTCGCCAACAATGTCAAGAAGCTACAAGGTGTCGAATATTATCGACTTCGGGTCGGCGACTGGCGTGTGATTTTCAACGAGGACGGGTTGGTCATCGATGTCATCAAGATCGCCGGCCGCGGAGAGGTTTATAAAGGATTGGAGCCATGA
- a CDS encoding DUF2333 family protein, producing MLDPIVAFFQRVFSAIGRGIGLAIAFVLSPFVAIGAWFSGRSWIIKGPFGLLLIALVALYGYFFWQTQLWTNFDPDYVNRYNLAERKNDAGLPVKVPEGQTAPANSCERSAIVDVTADLIDFNVDQNAWISSMVLYKAGLFGLDWDETPWLDNKASFQRGVNEAVRRTTVELVDSLVRMRGTSGINAQLQSARSKMQYDETNWYFGLSPFGFLTPTPTQYRAAADDLRTFNTALSTCAAVFDARADNFLEFMDRIASSIGGTSAILRERSENYNGGLFDVRADDRFWFAYGQLYGYYGILSATGADFDSIIAERNLTPIWSESLRQLRKSLSIQPMLISNAREDGLFATHLATMGFYILRVRSNLVEMRDILAR from the coding sequence ATGCTTGATCCGATCGTCGCGTTTTTCCAGCGCGTGTTTTCTGCCATCGGCCGCGGCATCGGGCTGGCGATTGCCTTTGTCCTCTCGCCCTTCGTCGCGATAGGTGCCTGGTTCAGCGGACGAAGCTGGATCATAAAGGGTCCGTTCGGCCTTCTCCTTATCGCTCTCGTCGCCCTGTATGGCTATTTCTTCTGGCAGACGCAGCTCTGGACGAATTTTGATCCCGACTATGTCAACCGCTACAATCTCGCCGAGCGCAAGAATGATGCTGGGCTGCCGGTCAAGGTGCCAGAAGGGCAGACGGCACCCGCCAATAGCTGCGAGCGTTCTGCGATCGTCGATGTAACGGCGGATCTGATCGATTTCAACGTCGATCAGAATGCCTGGATTTCTTCGATGGTGTTGTACAAGGCCGGGCTCTTCGGGCTCGACTGGGATGAGACGCCGTGGCTCGACAACAAGGCTTCGTTCCAGCGTGGCGTCAACGAAGCGGTGCGCCGCACGACGGTCGAGCTTGTGGATTCGCTGGTGCGCATGCGCGGCACCTCGGGCATCAATGCGCAGCTGCAGAGCGCCCGCAGCAAGATGCAGTATGACGAAACCAACTGGTATTTCGGCCTCTCGCCCTTTGGGTTCCTGACGCCGACGCCGACGCAGTATCGCGCCGCGGCGGATGATCTTCGGACCTTCAACACGGCGCTTTCCACCTGTGCAGCTGTCTTCGATGCACGCGCAGACAATTTTCTGGAATTCATGGATCGGATCGCCAGTTCGATCGGCGGCACATCTGCCATTCTGCGGGAACGCTCGGAAAACTATAATGGCGGTCTTTTCGACGTGAGGGCCGACGACCGCTTCTGGTTTGCCTATGGCCAGCTCTACGGCTATTACGGCATTCTCTCGGCGACGGGTGCCGACTTCGACAGCATCATAGCCGAGCGCAACCTGACCCCGATCTGGTCAGAAAGCCTCAGGCAGCTGCGCAAGAGCCTGTCCATCCAGCCGATGCTGATTTCAAATGCGCGCGAAGACGGATTGTTCGCCACACATCTCGCCACGATGGGCTTCTACATTCTGCGCGTGCGGTCGAACCTCGTCGAGATGCGCGATATTCTGGCGCGGTAA
- a CDS encoding ATP-binding protein — translation MSLNAGLTTLHEDDIARHQALAQGMVTRLILLEADDPSSGTALAGTGRRFVSTVSTGGQRRTREVELVKTVQSVRPGDPMMSLAQHALVYRARRGLQVALAVAEVFARQTDLESLQARNASSPLGGEEASQFKALLSASAYIAAFTFAAYLGSTLPGDGEPVEDGAEPDFLFDTPQDALKGMISALDKTIGGSPDDAALTSRARAFARVAIEGLIGRKARFTGLASFENVHIRLDQDDFTLNGFDVAPGAKRKPLSMTFKKPEEIIGNHIAKYQALKLAKMLMAYDFDRQMNPFVELGGFLFTFIGDGMPGTGKTILIQMLAGMLNDYCQIAGYAFHYENFGVDQISSYQGKSGQNCKEFVNNVVNPRAIGFGTIDDVDQVAAKRSDDRASAGQHEVTAVLMESFAGASTVIRGNCTFGMFSNYPENVDDALRQRAGARWLVDGPQSESDYIDIFALLVGKNHTIPLGEHQLFAGQEIKKAVSQSYEAHSRPKEEGLAAVWEKYETAHGGIRTLADVGAYLHMIKVAEPRFTGRAIKNITDAIKMRAMDVDLPDEWFATPDAFMHKGYDEKKAMIEDLRGPVTMDMVMQEINRYADSEFRYTDKSDDAAVTDIIRRERQREKALREMEAMKRDGRW, via the coding sequence ATGTCATTGAATGCAGGTCTGACAACATTGCACGAGGATGACATCGCCAGGCATCAGGCGCTGGCGCAGGGCATGGTAACGCGGCTGATCCTGCTGGAGGCCGACGACCCCTCATCGGGAACGGCGCTGGCCGGGACCGGCCGCCGCTTCGTGTCGACGGTTTCGACGGGCGGGCAGAGACGGACGCGCGAGGTCGAACTGGTCAAGACGGTGCAGTCGGTTCGGCCCGGCGATCCCATGATGTCCTTAGCCCAGCACGCGCTTGTCTACCGCGCCCGGCGGGGCCTGCAGGTCGCGCTTGCCGTCGCCGAGGTTTTCGCCCGGCAGACCGATCTGGAAAGCCTGCAGGCGCGCAATGCCTCGTCTCCGCTCGGGGGCGAGGAGGCGTCGCAGTTCAAGGCGCTGCTGTCGGCATCTGCCTATATCGCCGCCTTCACCTTCGCGGCCTATCTGGGGTCGACGCTGCCGGGAGACGGAGAGCCGGTGGAAGACGGCGCAGAGCCGGACTTTCTGTTCGACACGCCGCAGGATGCGCTGAAAGGCATGATCTCGGCTTTGGACAAAACGATTGGCGGGAGCCCGGACGACGCGGCGCTGACCAGCCGGGCACGCGCCTTCGCACGGGTGGCGATCGAAGGGCTGATCGGCAGGAAGGCGCGCTTCACCGGTCTTGCCAGCTTTGAAAACGTACATATCCGGCTCGATCAGGACGATTTCACCCTGAACGGCTTCGACGTCGCCCCCGGCGCCAAGCGCAAGCCGCTGTCCATGACCTTCAAGAAGCCGGAAGAGATCATTGGCAACCATATCGCCAAATATCAGGCGCTGAAGCTCGCCAAGATGCTGATGGCCTATGATTTCGACCGGCAGATGAACCCCTTCGTCGAACTCGGCGGTTTTCTCTTCACCTTCATCGGCGACGGCATGCCCGGCACCGGCAAGACCATCCTCATCCAGATGCTGGCCGGCATGCTCAACGACTACTGCCAGATTGCCGGCTATGCCTTCCACTACGAGAATTTCGGCGTTGACCAGATCTCCTCCTATCAGGGCAAGTCCGGCCAGAACTGCAAGGAATTCGTCAACAATGTCGTCAACCCGCGCGCCATCGGCTTCGGAACGATCGACGATGTCGATCAGGTCGCCGCCAAGCGCTCCGACGACCGTGCTTCGGCCGGCCAGCACGAGGTGACGGCGGTGCTGATGGAAAGCTTTGCCGGCGCATCCACCGTGATCCGTGGAAACTGCACCTTCGGCATGTTCTCGAACTATCCCGAGAACGTCGATGATGCTTTGCGCCAGCGCGCCGGTGCCCGCTGGCTGGTGGACGGGCCGCAGTCGGAGAGCGATTACATCGACATCTTCGCTCTTCTCGTCGGAAAGAACCATACGATCCCGCTCGGCGAGCACCAGCTGTTTGCCGGGCAGGAAATCAAAAAGGCTGTGTCCCAGTCCTACGAGGCGCATTCCCGTCCGAAGGAGGAGGGCCTCGCTGCCGTCTGGGAGAAGTACGAAACGGCGCATGGCGGGATCAGGACGCTGGCGGATGTCGGTGCCTACCTGCACATGATCAAGGTGGCCGAGCCGCGCTTCACCGGGCGGGCGATCAAGAACATCACCGACGCGATCAAGATGCGGGCCATGGATGTCGATCTGCCAGACGAATGGTTCGCGACGCCGGACGCCTTCATGCACAAGGGCTATGATGAGAAAAAGGCCATGATCGAAGACCTGCGCGGGCCTGTTACGATGGACATGGTGATGCAGGAGATCAACCGCTACGCCGACTCGGAATTCCGCTACACCGACAAGTCCGACGATGCCGCGGTGACCGACATCATACGCCGCGAAAGGCAGCGCGAGAAGGCGCTTCGAGAGATGGAGGCGATGAAACGGGATGGCCGGTGGTAG
- a CDS encoding helix-turn-helix domain-containing protein, whose translation MNTPVSFTTPNGEEMVLLSRSDYNMLIKQSELVEDLEDLLAVKAYESRVAAGEEERVPAEFVDRLINGEHPVRVWREFRGLSAKDLAAAAGISTAYISEIETGKKEGSISVLKAIARVLRLDLDDVVPTRDEAPAKDD comes from the coding sequence ATGAATACGCCCGTTTCTTTCACGACGCCCAATGGCGAGGAGATGGTCCTCCTGAGCCGCAGCGATTATAACATGCTCATCAAGCAGTCGGAGCTGGTCGAGGATCTGGAGGACTTGCTGGCGGTCAAGGCCTATGAGTCTCGCGTGGCAGCAGGTGAAGAAGAGCGCGTGCCTGCCGAATTTGTCGATCGGCTTATCAACGGGGAACACCCGGTACGGGTATGGCGCGAGTTTCGCGGGCTCTCCGCCAAGGACCTCGCAGCTGCCGCCGGTATTAGCACAGCCTACATTTCCGAGATCGAGACAGGAAAGAAGGAAGGCAGCATCTCCGTGCTGAAAGCGATTGCAAGGGTGCTTCGCCTGGATCTCGACGATGTCGTGCCAACACGCGACGAAGCGCCGGCTAAAGATGATTGA